AAGAACCCACAGAGAAGATTGTAGAACATTTGAGCTTTACTGTaagtttttaaatacagtatattttgTGTATCACAGAAAGGGGATGTACATCTCAGCCAATTCTGCCTTTCCTAGTGAGGTAGCATTGTTGAGCAAACACAGAGGTCTTTTCCTTGTTTGCCTGCTGCAGAGGCTGGAAAGACCTGCACAGCAACGCCAACAAAGAAGCAGTTTGAGCACTTGCTTTATTATCTGCTAATTTGATAATAACAATGTTACATTCTAGGCTGCATAATTTTGCCTACACTCAAACAGGGTGTGGAGATTTAAGAATGCACTCTCTTGCCTTATTTCATCTATTTATATAGCCATTTTCAAAACCTCGGTAAATGCAGGCAAATTTATTTATCAAATTCAGAGAATGTAAGAATGTGTCACATCTGAGTTGAAGTCTTAAATCATTTAGATATCTGATTCCTACTAGAATCAAGCTTAGTAGACAAATGCTGTTTTATTCAGACTTAAGATCAAAGGattatatccaactaagttctacttaagagtagtccaattaaaatgaatggatctaACTGTTGAGTATCGTGAATGTTTGATCTTTGAGTTGTACTATATTGAATATTTAATAACTTAAGGGAAGGGTAAATTCTTTATTGAACCAATTAGAGCATGCAGACTGAAACACCCAAGCCACTTCCTTAGCATTAGACACAtgctatacagtatttgaatTGTAGAACAAATGATTTGAAGATAATAAGAGTTATAAGACATAGTAGAGACAAACTAAATGTGAAAATTAGCATAGACAAGATGTTCAGGGTTTGTGTTTTTAGTACTGTGAAGCTTGAGCATCCAACATGCTGTTGGTAGAGGATCTAAgagtattattttaattaaaatttatactGCACTTAATCCACAGATCACAGAACGGTTCACAgccaaaaaatacaaaattaaagcccaaaatatataataaaaacaggaacaaaaacaaaccaatagccccaTTCCCAGTGCACATATTCAACAACTTTCTGTAGTACTGGAGGttatagatcagtgtttctcaaccttttttgggccatggcacacttgttccgtgaaaaaaatcacgaggcacaccaccattaaaaaagttaaaaaatttaactctgtgccgccctatgactgtaagaaacacttgccaaatattgctttccggcgggttagtggtgtgtattggcggccgccaggctcgtttgcactgagctttgggaaagaggaggagaaatattgctttccggtgggttagtgttgattattggcagccgccaggcacgtgacaatgcaaatcgcccttctcgtcgccgcacgtcgcggcacaccagccagcgtctgaGAAACGCTGGTATAGATGGTAACCTTATGACCCAGTTCTGTGCATATTTGAGAACAAGCCCTACTAAATTCGAGAAATGGTGTGTAGGATTAGTTAGATTCTTTGGTAAAAACAGCTGCCTAGAGCGATTTGCCCAAGTGTGTTTAATGGGAGTCTGACAGCATTCTTTAAAAGCATCTTGGCCATGGTGGAAGGTGATATTAAGCTGAAGAAAGGGGCAGcaatgttctgcttcagtttccaTTACCAATTCTAACCAAAACTCATTTCCATGTCAAATTTAAATTGCATGTGTGCAAACATAAATGCATCTGGAGTGGAGGGAATAGGGAAGGGCTAGCTGGGGTAAAGGTTGGCATAGCAGTGAGCATTGGCCTcctatacatttaaaaacaatggcACTGTAGTCTGGGTTTGAAGACGTCATAGTTTTATCCTTCTACCATTACAAAAAGTATCAGGATAGTGGCTTTGCCTGTTGCAGATTACTAAATATTTGACTCCACACTGGaacagaaattaaaaataatCTGAAAGGTTATGGTTTGTATGCTTCTCATTTAAATCTTCTCATTTACAGGAACAAAATCAGAGGAACACTGCTTCCTGATAGACCTCCTAATACCAGGCAAATCATTATTTTTTATGCCTCTGCTAACTAACAAATGTTCATGAATATACTTTTGTCAGTTTTCATTCTTATAGTACTTGTTTGCATATTAGGTATCAGGCATTTTTTTTCTCGAAGAcctaaattttatttataaagcacCTTTGTTTCCATACAacagcttccaacacattttGGAATGTAAGCCTAAAAGGGACTCTACtgctaaaatgcttttaaaatttgtGCAAAAACTTCTGTGGGAGGGTGTAGTTTCAATAAATATACACAGCATATTCTAAGTTTTTTTATAGTTAATATTTGCCAACTCTTACAAAATGTTACTAATGAAATTTCTTTTATATTCGTATCTGTAGCAGCTGTTATTTAGGTTCAGCAGGAGAACTTTTATTTAGCTGTGACTTTCCCCTACCCCAAAATCGAGAACTAATTTTTACCAGGGGTCATGTATTTGCATGAGGAAGGCTTGAACATTGTGTGGAGAAGGAATGTTGGTTCATACTTAAGTTCATGTTCTTCAAAGGTAGGAGAATAACCTCAAGTGGGTTGCTCTTCCCTGTCCCTAGGTCGATAGGACCATGCAAAGCAAGCTCTCTGACAGAGAGAGCACATCTTCAGCCATAACAGTCCTGCAAtctagcccccaccccacccaccaaaaaacaaaacaaaacccagtaacAGACAGGAAATAATGGAAGAAGTCTCTTAACAAATGGGAGTAACAAATAACTAGAGTAGCCGAAAAAGCTCCAGGGTGGGTAGGAGATAGGACCTTACCACAAAAGGAACTTATCTGAGTTAAGAACCAACTGCATTCTCTTTGGATCAGTTCATTTACTTACAGACAAAACAGCAGGTTTAGCTAgtatgaaaatatttatttttctcctgtgttttttttgttaaaaaaacaatgtAATACTTGTCAATTGTTTTGGAACATTCTATACTTCTTAGATGTTAAAAAACCTTTGAGGTTAAGTCTAGAGTTTTCCTATTTAATTACATAATTTTagctggattttttttcataAGCTCTTGTGAAAAGTACCTTTAAACACTAAACCAtacgaaacaaaaaaatatttacagagaAAATTGAAACAGTGCTCTATAGAGCTTTTTACAAACATTTTTAGATATGTTTTTTTCAAGCTGTGGCAGCAGTAACTGTACCATAAACTTTTCCCCTTAAAGGCATTGTttcctgttttattattttttaaaaaggaattccaGTATTACAAATTCATCTGTTTCTCTTCGGTGTGCTTTTGAAGAAGTCCATTAATTAGAATTTGCCCTCTTCAAATCAGAGGGTAGAAAGACTCTCTGTTCATCCATTCTCTTCCCTTGGGATCTCAAAATAAGGCTAAAGAAATCTTCATCAGGTACAGTTGGTCCTTTTGTGTTGATTGGTGGTGGTGCACATCTCTGATCATCTAGTCTAGAGCcctaaaatcaaaacaaagtaGGACAGGAGTTACAGGTAAAATCCACTGTTTAATCATTCCACAGTtcaattcatcttgtttgcccaTGTTAAACCTATTAAAAGTCATAACATTCACATTTTGGCAGAATATTGTCAGCTATGGTTTCCTGTCCTTTCCCAGCAGAAACAGCATATACATTGCGTGTTCCTGATTGAATATTCACTCAGAAGCAGTACTATAGCACTACTGTCTGTTCCTCCAGTGACAAAGAAAGTAAAGAATTGTGGTGGGTTGTTTTGATTTGGTAACATGGTGGCCAACTTGAAGCTGGTTAAAAGATTTCGTAGACCAAAATCCTGGAAAAACTATTTTACTTCCACAGCAAATACACTTGGAAAACAAGTGCTAGAAACATTTGGAAAATCTTAAGTGATAGGATGTGTGTTTTTGAACCTGTCAGTATGCTATTCTTCATTGTTACTGTTGGATAACAATGTGGTGAGTTTCTTGTTCTCATTCTTTATATTTATAATAtgtgaaaaaccaataaaaagtaCAATAAACAATAGCAGGTAGCCTGTCATTtcgggtggtgggggtgggcttATAATTGGAAATATTGCTTAGAACAAGTTTGTGATGCATATTAAAGTCTGTAATCCAGTAAGTCTCTACCAGTGTTTCCATGGGTGTGGGGAGGTTGTCTCATACAGGAGAAGAATGGATGCCAGCTAAAAGAATAAAGGTCTCGTCTTGCATCTCATCACACTTCTCAACCAGCGCAATGAACTCTACCCGAGTGTAGCATTAATGGATACAGAGGTCTTAGCCCAGATTAAAGAGGAACCTTTTCAGGTATGCTTGAGCACATACTTAAGGTCAGCTACCACAACCTGAACCCATTTTAAGAATACTGAGGGACGTGAACTGCTTATCTGAAAGATTAGCTAACATATTTTTGTACCTTTCATGATAGGAAAAGTGTGACACaagaacaaaatattttaaattttcctAATCTGTATTTTAACCCTCTTCCTACTAGACCCTTAGTCTATGAGCTCTTTTTGGAATATTCTTTTGTATTTTGTCCTTATGCAGTCAGAACACTTTAGATAAAAACCGTTTTACGCAGTTTGCATATAATCTGCAAGGCCTTCCAAGCCTCCTTCACTATAGTATCGTTTTATAAATGCTATGTTAGCCACTCCTTCACCTTGTCAAGAAATGTGTTCGATATTCTACAAATATTTTGCACATTTTAGGTAATTTAATAATATCACTTGTTTTATAGTAATCTTTAGTCCAACtgaaataactccccccccccttgcacaggATTCACAGCTAGTTGTTAGATGCTTGGGAAATAGGGCTGGCTGATGTCAGGTTTTCAATATCAcaatgtatcaccagccaaaaCAGTACAGTCTGGCAATTCACAACAATGTTGAAATAAGCTGCATTGACCCCAGCCCATAAGGGAGGGGCAGAGGCAGTTTCACCTCACGGGGCTGAGGTCAGTGTAGCTTGTTCCCAGTGCTGTGGGAGGAGTAAGTCCCTCCGTCCCCAACACTTGGTGTGGAGAGAACATGCACTGCCCAGCTGGGCGGGCACAAAGTttttcaccaccaccccagctgcCCAAGCCCCATGTCTCTTCAGCTTGCGGGGGGTGCCTTATCGCACTGCATTGCCATAAGACCCCTCATCTGACTGCCTTTGCCCTGGTGGGTGGGGTCTGTCTTTCCTCCCAGGGTGTGGAGTAAAGATGCAGTGCACCTGTTGGGCCAGGAGAAAGAGAATCCCTTCTGCCAAGGTGGCACTGTGCCAAGGTGCCTGCCTCACCACCTTGGCATGGGTGGGCTACCTCTTTTGGGGTGCACAGCTGCCTGCCCCTCAACAGACAAGTCTAGCAGAGCACCCACCACGTCTCTACCTTGTGCGAGCCAGAGTGGGGCTCCCTTAAACTTCTCCGCTGCAGAGCAGGCAGCCAAGGGAGGAACAAGCTAGCTTGGCCTCAGTTGTTCGATGGCCAGAGTGCAATGATGGTTTCCACCTGATGGTATAAACTGCCACCAGTTCCCGGCTGCAGTTTTTCCTTTGGCACATACCAGTCCTGGGTGATGTATTGATATAGAAAACTCCTTTTGATCcaggcttttaaaacaaaattctaGTGACATGTATAGTCATTTCAACAGGGAGGGAAAAAATGAGATTTCATAAGAAATCTGCAATTGTGAGGGTCAGGCAAAATCTGTTCAGAAGCTGAGAAATGCAGAGGGCTGTTTTCTCAAGTCAGAGCATGTTCTGCTTATTTCTCATCCTAATTAATTAGATTGCTTAATTTGCTTACAGCATTCTGGCAAGCCATTTGATTTTAAGAATATATCTGAGGGTGACTTACCATGAGCTTTGTTAAAAATGCTAAGATTTATTAGAGGGCATtcattaactttttaaaagaaaaaaacattaagtATCACATGTATTTTTCAGTTCCTCTGATTTTAAGAACCCCCTGAAACCAGATTTCACCATAATGCTGCATAAAGTTTATTTCCTCCTGTCCTTCACAAAACATTACAAACCATGTAGAGCAGCATTTACAAGACTTACCTGATATTTTATCAAAATGTCAAAGAAGTCATCATCTGGTTCACTATTGCTACTGGCCATCAAGCGGCCAAGGACCGATTGACTGTTGCACTGATTAAGACGAAGTCCTGGTAAATCACTGGCATTGGCTCGCTGATCATCTAGACGTCTACTTTGAGAGCTAGCAAGAAGATCTAGAAATTCATCAGTGTGAGGTGAGACCATGGACGTAGAAAAGGCTGCAgaaagatgaagaagaaaataattatgctgcttttattctaTTCTGTCAGAAGGTGGgaattatacattttaaaattagttACATTTTTTCAATGTTCTTGATGGTGCAGAAGAAGCTGTCACTGCCAGTCTGTTCCTGTCCTGGAAACAGTACCGTTGATCATCCATTCTGTTGCTCTGAAATCGACTTAGCAAGTCAAAGAACCCTTCATCTCCAGGCACATCAGGGCTGTTCTTTTAAGAAGTCAGATAAAAAAATAGTCAGGCCAAAGTTTTACTGGTTACTTTTGAAGACAATAGGGGAGATATTTCCTCTACCCATGTTACAAAAAAAAGCTATGCACAAATAAATAGcatgggaaagagggagggaagaagagccAATGAAGTAAAACAACACTTAGGACAGAAATTGATGCTAGTGTCTTAGCCTAACAAAGCCAGCTAATTGAGCAGCTGATACAGGTTTTATAATCAAATGTTTAGTTCTCCAACCCAACAAAATTTTCAAACTGATTTTTCCACCCGAATCCTAACCATGCTTATTCAGAAAATATCCACTGAGCTTGATAGGAATTGCTTCCTAAGAAGTATGCTTAGAATTACCTTCATCATGAGCATTAATCATGATGTTGCTAAGATTTTTTTTAACTCAAGCAAACAAGTTAAACCAATATGCTTTCAAAAACTATATTTTTAAGATTTCTTTCAAGCAATTAAATATTTATCCACAAATACCTTCTGTGAACTTAGTTGGTGGTCAATAGAATTACTAGCATCCTGAAGCACTTTAGAAGATgtgatgtttttgtattttttgcctTTTAATCGATTTACAAAGTGTAGTTTTGCTGAAGGTTTAGGAACTAGTGGTTTCTGTTTGGCCAGAATTTCACTGTTCCAGTCCTGAACCTAGAGAACAAGGGACAATGTATATCAAGAAACTATCCAGAAGAAAGTCTCTCATTAAGGCACAAAATACTACCTTCCTTAATTTTCACACTACTAACACTGAAGTGGCTGATTTGATTTGGGTCAATATATCCACAGAGCTTGAAAAATTCAAGTACCTCATATCAAAACAGGAAGATTTGTTATGGCAACAAATCCTACACTCTTGAAGTTCTAAGCAgccttccaaaagaacattacaAGCAGTATCCACTACAACCTGTTTCACTATAATCGACATGCAAATTTTGGACAAGAGGGTGGTCACATTTTCCCAGGGACAAGATACTGCCGCTTTTAGTGTTTCTTTGTGACATTGTACTACATTCAGGAAAGTAGTATGGATCCCAGGTATTATTTAGCTATGCTAAACTAATTGTCCTGGATAACTTTTTAAGACCTAAAATTAAGTTCATGCAGTGATGCCAATTCCTTCTTCATTATACTAATTGTACATCActttttccctgtttaaattagCTCTGCCTCCTTAGATTGTTCCTGAACTACAGATACACACAAGTATTCTGAATTTTTAAATATCCCATTTCTGTTTACAGACAAGTGCAGCAAAAAAGGGAGACCCtaggcaaatggggggggggtggaggcacAAGGGGTGGCAGGAAGCAGAAGCAAAGAGGAGACAGTGGAACAATAGATTGAACTTCTATATTTTTAACTTTTTCTCCTACCCTTTGACTCCCTATGTATGGAGActaagggtggtattcaacaaagttttgCTTGTGGTaggcctactgaaattaatggatcaaaCTTAATCATGGTCactatttcaatgggtctactatgaCTAGAAATAGCTCAGGAAACAACCCTAAAACTGTGAACTTGGAATTCATTTTACCCATTTCTCAGCAAAGCTGCTgctcataattttttaaaatatgctgtcTGCATTTAATGTTTTTTGCTCCTCCCTGCTGGTAAGCAGGTGCAACACATCACAACCATTGGCTTAGTATTCTTTCCAAATCGGGGATCATGGTGAGTTTTTTGCTCAAAAAACAAGGATCCCTGAATTGAGTGATCTAATGACAATAGAACATTAACTAAGGCTCATTGTGATGTGTGAACAAAACCTTGGAAAGAAATTCAGAACATCAAACTGCATAGAAATCAGTTCCATCTTGTTTGGTATGTACCATACAGAACTCTTAGTACTGTTCTACTCAtatatcttctctctctttcagtgCTAGTTCTGGTATTTCCATGCAGCCATTTTCTGTAAACAATGGCTTAATAAATAACCCACAATACTCAAtacaaagggaagaaaaatattttctatCCTTGATATGTAGTCAATCAACTAAATTTCTGCTTCAGTTCAGCTGATTTGGTCTACAGATCATAAACCAAATACAGCATAAGATTGACAAcctcaggggaggaggagaaggctatagATGCACACACAAGTGGTGCCATTTATTGCCAATCAATCAGAAATAGTTAAAAATACAGATTTTGATTCTCTCATTTTTTTACCAAAATCACTTCCTGCATAACTTGTTCTGGCTAGCTAACATCCAAAGGTAGTTGACATTGCAGAGGACTGGTCAGTGAGGAACACTGCTGCCAgagacctgaccccccccccactaggaGAGAGAGGAACAAAGCAGGGAGGTCAACACTGTCTGGACACGTAGATGGGAGTACCACAACCTCCACATCTCCTCCCCCTATAGCTTGaatcaggcctggctctaggggtagtctcggtggtgcaGGGCGCTAGGCTGgtaggggggcgctgcgcggcaaagccgcgcggaagctgcactacacccacccaccagggcggggcgccggagtgatcacggcgccagggcgcctgacctgcttgagacggccctagCTTGCTTGAATGACAATTAAGACTAATGTGCTGAATCCATATTAAGTTAATGCCTAGCTGAATTCCATTTCCAGTAAAATCAGTGGGAGCTAATGTAGTCCGTATCCAACCCATGAAATATGTTCAGCCAGTCACCAACCTTTTCAGGAGTAAGCTTCATAAGTTCCATGTTTTCCATACTATGGCGACGACCTACTCGGGGTCTTGCACCTTAACGATAGAAAAATAGTTTATTCTGAAGGAAAGCTTCATAACAAGTACAATGAGGGTAAATTACCTGGACCTTCTAAAGTCTAATGACCAACTACTTGAGACTAATAATTGAATTAGAACTTGCCTACATGCAAGGTAAGATTTTattaaattatgtatttatttcccaCTTTTCACCTGAAGGTCCCAAAGCCGGTTACAGCATAATATAACAATTTGGAATGACTTACAACCATAAAAACAAGGTGGCTCCTAAAAACATaaacctcaagtgtcaaaatccAAGGTGCAGCTTCAGCACTCtctgaaagctgtataatgaagttgCCAGATACAACTCAATGGGGAGCTCCACAGCTTAAcagccaccacagagaatgccacaggccaccaccaccccaagcctCAGATtgtggaggaactaccaagagtaCCCCCTCTGCTAATCTCAGCAGGGTCTGTGAGGAatgaggcagtctttcagatatttagggaattttgtgtgtgtgtgtgtgtgtgtgtggtgttggggTTGAAGGGCACTCTACAGTGGatttcagcgggggggggggggaatcaccaatAATTATCTCCTAGTTCTGCTGAGGGACTCCAATGTATAGGTGTGCTTATAAAAGAAAAATggcttgtggtttttttaaaaaaaattctaaaaccAGAATACAAGAACAAACAGTATTTGAAGATTAAGGATTGCAAAACTTTTCCCCCATTGCATTGCAAATACACAGTCTTGTAATTTCCCCAAGTAAAATGAGAGGTATATCCCACCTATCTATCAGTGTTGAAGATTAATTAAGATAAATCTTAATACATAATCATGGAAGTTTATACTTACCATTCACGCTATGATCTAGAATTTGATTTTCTGTCATCATTGAACTGTTTGTGCTGAAACTTAGGCCAAGCACCATTTGTAGATCTGAGAGGTTAAGTTTAGCTGTTAGTTCTCCAGTTTTATCTCCCACCTGCAATCAAAAGCATTTCGTAATTTCATATCCATACTGAACAAGTTCCTGTATAAACTATCCATAAATATGTGAAACCCAGTCCTTGAACTTCTGAggtggcttccattttgagtttccctattgcaTTGAGGCTTCTGTATTcggttttcagttttcaaacatttcgaaactcaaacggtcttccggaatggattacgctcgaaaaccaaggttccactgtatatgcatactTATTTTTATAAAAGAGTATACCACGAACAACTTGGAATATGACCACATACCTCTCTCGAAATGTCTAAATGCTTTTCAGCATAGTGCATAGCTTGTTCATGGTTCCCCAGGGCTGTGTATGCATTCCCCAAACTCCAGCACGCTCTTCCTTCACCAATTCTGAAACACAGTTCAACAGCATGACACTTATTAAATGCTCCATACATTAGCTTTCTAACTGACTTAAACCAGTAAGGACCCATTCCACACTAGTCAGTTTATACGCCACAGTAAACCAGTTAATAGTTTAATGCTAATGCACTTTTCTGTGCCACTTTGTACTCCCCACTAGCACGTGAGAAAACAAACCACTATCAGCCAAGAAGTAAGAATATAAGAGCCTGAAGCATCAGGCTAATcctttatctagtccagcatcctgttcttgctagccaactagatgcctgtgggaaacctttcagcaggatctgagcacaataaCATTCActcctcctgcagttcccagtaactgatattcagaaCCATTACTGCTTCCAACCATGTATAGCCgccttggctagtagccattgatagtcctacccgccatgaatctgtctaatcttttaaaaccacccacgttggtggtcatcactgcctcctgtgggagcaagttccatagtttaactatgtgctgtgtgaaggaggactttcttttatctgcccttaatcttccaacattcaattcTAGTGTTATCAAAGAGGGACAAAcacttttctccatccactttcttcaCTCCCCACCCATTCAAGCATCCTGAGCATGCAGGCATAACTGTTCTTCCCTCAAAGAATGGGTCCTTTCTAAGGatgttttcctcttcttctgacaCTCTCCTTCCCAGAAATTCTCATTCTCCCTGACAGCAGGACAGCTCTCAGTGTGGGAGTGGGACACAACTATAGTATCCCTGCATGTCTCATTCATGGAGTTTTCTGCCTCTCTTAGCTTTCCTGGTCTGCCACCTTAGCTTCAAGGGAATGAGCTTGTTCCAAGAGAACCAGGAGCTCATTGCACTTTGGACACACCCGTGACTTCTGTCCAAAAGGGAGATAGCTGTACATGTGACAAGACAGTGTAAAACACTGGAAAGCCCCCACACCCCTGCTGACATTCCAGTTGCAGGGGTTACTTTTATTGAGAGTTCAGGTTTACTTTAGCTAAA
The genomic region above belongs to Zootoca vivipara chromosome 7, rZooViv1.1, whole genome shotgun sequence and contains:
- the GPSM2 gene encoding G-protein-signaling modulator 2 isoform X1, with the protein product MQRTSYCLSYSSCNSVEENILLNMCEGHSFHVRYRMEASCLELALEGERLCKAGDCRAGVSFFEAAVQVGTEDLKTLSAIYSQLGNAYFYLHEYTKALEYHHHDLTLARTIGDQLGEAKASGNLGNTLKVLGNYEEAIVRCQRHLDISRELRDKVGEARALYNLGNVYHSKGKSVACAGTHDPGEFPDDVKAALRKAADYYEENLTIVTELGDRAAQGRAYGNLGNTHYLLGNFRSAVTAHEQRLLIAKEFGDRAAERRAYSNLGNAYIFLGEFETAAEYYKKTLQLARQLTDRAVEAQACYSLGNTYTLLQDYEKAIDYHLKHLAIAEELNDRIGEGRACWSLGNAYTALGNHEQAMHYAEKHLDISREVGDKTGELTAKLNLSDLQMVLGLSFSTNSSMMTENQILDHSVNGARPRVGRRHSMENMELMKLTPEKVQDWNSEILAKQKPLVPKPSAKLHFVNRLKGKKYKNITSSKVLQDASNSIDHQLSSQKNSPDVPGDEGFFDLLSRFQSNRMDDQRYCFQDRNRLAVTASSAPSRTLKKSFSTSMVSPHTDEFLDLLASSQSRRLDDQRANASDLPGLRLNQCNSQSVLGRLMASSNSEPDDDFFDILIKYQGSRLDDQRCAPPPINTKGPTVPDEDFFSLILRSQGKRMDEQRVFLPSDLKRANSN
- the GPSM2 gene encoding G-protein-signaling modulator 2 isoform X3 — its product is MFVTGCGVSKAKRMEASCLELALEGERLCKAGDCRAGVSFFEAAVQVGTEDLKTLSAIYSQLGNAYFYLHEYTKALEYHHHDLTLARTIGDQLGEAKASGNLGNTLKVLGNYEEAIVRCQRHLDISRELRDKVGEARALYNLGNVYHSKGKSVACAGTHDPGEFPDDVKAALRKAADYYEENLTIVTELGDRAAQGRAYGNLGNTHYLLGNFRSAVTAHEQRLLIAKEFGDRAAERRAYSNLGNAYIFLGEFETAAEYYKKTLQLARQLTDRAVEAQACYSLGNTYTLLQDYEKAIDYHLKHLAIAEELNDRIGEGRACWSLGNAYTALGNHEQAMHYAEKHLDISREVGDKTGELTAKLNLSDLQMVLGLSFSTNSSMMTENQILDHSVNGARPRVGRRHSMENMELMKLTPEKVQDWNSEILAKQKPLVPKPSAKLHFVNRLKGKKYKNITSSKVLQDASNSIDHQLSSQKNSPDVPGDEGFFDLLSRFQSNRMDDQRYCFQDRNRLAVTASSAPSRTLKKSFSTSMVSPHTDEFLDLLASSQSRRLDDQRANASDLPGLRLNQCNSQSVLGRLMASSNSEPDDDFFDILIKYQGSRLDDQRCAPPPINTKGPTVPDEDFFSLILRSQGKRMDEQRVFLPSDLKRANSN
- the GPSM2 gene encoding G-protein-signaling modulator 2 isoform X4, giving the protein MEASCLELALEGERLCKAGDCRAGVSFFEAAVQVGTEDLKTLSAIYSQLGNAYFYLHEYTKALEYHHHDLTLARTIGDQLGEAKASGNLGNTLKVLGNYEEAIVRCQRHLDISRELRDKVGEARALYNLGNVYHSKGKSVACAGTHDPGEFPDDVKAALRKAADYYEENLTIVTELGDRAAQGRAYGNLGNTHYLLGNFRSAVTAHEQRLLIAKEFGDRAAERRAYSNLGNAYIFLGEFETAAEYYKKTLQLARQLTDRAVEAQACYSLGNTYTLLQDYEKAIDYHLKHLAIAEELNDRIGEGRACWSLGNAYTALGNHEQAMHYAEKHLDISREVGDKTGELTAKLNLSDLQMVLGLSFSTNSSMMTENQILDHSVNGARPRVGRRHSMENMELMKLTPEKVQDWNSEILAKQKPLVPKPSAKLHFVNRLKGKKYKNITSSKVLQDASNSIDHQLSSQKNSPDVPGDEGFFDLLSRFQSNRMDDQRYCFQDRNRLAVTASSAPSRTLKKSFSTSMVSPHTDEFLDLLASSQSRRLDDQRANASDLPGLRLNQCNSQSVLGRLMASSNSEPDDDFFDILIKYQGSRLDDQRCAPPPINTKGPTVPDEDFFSLILRSQGKRMDEQRVFLPSDLKRANSN
- the GPSM2 gene encoding G-protein-signaling modulator 2 isoform X2, with protein sequence MSIISLCLGCGVSKAKRMEASCLELALEGERLCKAGDCRAGVSFFEAAVQVGTEDLKTLSAIYSQLGNAYFYLHEYTKALEYHHHDLTLARTIGDQLGEAKASGNLGNTLKVLGNYEEAIVRCQRHLDISRELRDKVGEARALYNLGNVYHSKGKSVACAGTHDPGEFPDDVKAALRKAADYYEENLTIVTELGDRAAQGRAYGNLGNTHYLLGNFRSAVTAHEQRLLIAKEFGDRAAERRAYSNLGNAYIFLGEFETAAEYYKKTLQLARQLTDRAVEAQACYSLGNTYTLLQDYEKAIDYHLKHLAIAEELNDRIGEGRACWSLGNAYTALGNHEQAMHYAEKHLDISREVGDKTGELTAKLNLSDLQMVLGLSFSTNSSMMTENQILDHSVNGARPRVGRRHSMENMELMKLTPEKVQDWNSEILAKQKPLVPKPSAKLHFVNRLKGKKYKNITSSKVLQDASNSIDHQLSSQKNSPDVPGDEGFFDLLSRFQSNRMDDQRYCFQDRNRLAVTASSAPSRTLKKSFSTSMVSPHTDEFLDLLASSQSRRLDDQRANASDLPGLRLNQCNSQSVLGRLMASSNSEPDDDFFDILIKYQGSRLDDQRCAPPPINTKGPTVPDEDFFSLILRSQGKRMDEQRVFLPSDLKRANSN